In Actinomycetota bacterium, the following proteins share a genomic window:
- the trkA gene encoding Trk system potassium transporter TrkA yields MTDTEVMHVVIVGAGEVGMYVADRLSREGHDVALIDLDRDRIAEADEVLDALTVQGSGSSPVTLAAAGIDRASLLVAVSDDDETNLVASMIAKQLSSATTIVRLESDDLRGTDASRLRKAMGVDRVIDPDQETAEEIFELLQFPGASEIFRMVGGEVMVLGARLPPDAPAVGRTLHDLAREHEPHWDFLIGVVTRRGQTIIAREDVRLEADDHLRVVCNQRGRRQLLRLLGLARDLPRHVMLLGGGHTGRILAERLERRGVAPVIIERKPARAEELARRLERTLVLQGEITDSDLLTDEGVSKADVVVALTGEDDANILACLFAKAAGAKETIAVAHRLSLLPLLRSIGIDAALSPRTAIANAVLRYVRGGEVSSVMTFLEGEAEVLEVDVREGSMADGALVAELPLPKDVLIGMVIRGGNAEIARGRTRLHDQDRVIVFALPKAVPQVHRIFGAS; encoded by the coding sequence GTGACCGATACTGAGGTCATGCATGTGGTGATCGTGGGAGCGGGCGAGGTCGGGATGTACGTGGCCGACCGGTTGAGCCGGGAGGGGCACGACGTCGCCCTCATCGACCTCGACCGCGACCGGATAGCCGAGGCCGACGAGGTGCTCGACGCTCTCACCGTCCAGGGGTCGGGCTCGAGCCCCGTGACGCTGGCGGCCGCCGGGATAGACCGGGCCTCGCTGCTGGTCGCGGTTAGCGACGACGACGAGACCAACCTCGTGGCCTCGATGATCGCGAAGCAGCTCAGCTCGGCTACGACGATCGTCCGCCTCGAGAGCGACGACCTGCGCGGGACCGACGCCAGCCGTCTGCGGAAGGCCATGGGGGTCGACCGCGTCATCGACCCCGACCAGGAGACCGCCGAGGAGATCTTCGAGCTGTTGCAGTTCCCCGGTGCGAGCGAGATCTTCCGGATGGTCGGTGGCGAGGTGATGGTCCTCGGCGCCCGGCTCCCGCCCGACGCGCCGGCGGTCGGCCGGACGCTGCACGACCTCGCCCGTGAGCACGAGCCCCATTGGGACTTCCTGATCGGTGTAGTGACGCGCCGCGGACAGACGATCATCGCCCGCGAGGACGTGCGGCTCGAGGCGGACGACCACCTCCGCGTCGTGTGCAACCAGCGCGGCCGCCGTCAGCTCCTGCGACTGCTGGGGCTGGCCCGGGACCTGCCCAGGCACGTCATGCTGCTCGGTGGGGGCCACACCGGGCGCATCCTCGCCGAGCGGCTGGAGCGGCGCGGTGTCGCGCCGGTGATCATCGAGCGCAAGCCGGCCCGAGCGGAGGAGCTCGCGAGGCGCCTCGAGCGGACGCTGGTGCTGCAGGGCGAGATCACCGACTCGGACCTGCTCACCGACGAGGGCGTCTCCAAGGCGGACGTCGTCGTCGCCCTCACGGGTGAGGACGACGCCAACATCCTGGCCTGCCTGTTCGCGAAGGCGGCGGGGGCGAAGGAGACGATCGCGGTCGCCCACCGCCTGTCCCTGCTTCCTTTGCTGCGGTCGATAGGCATCGACGCCGCCCTCTCTCCGCGCACCGCGATCGCGAACGCCGTGCTGCGGTACGTGCGCGGCGGCGAGGTCTCGTCGGTGATGACCTTCCTCGAGGGTGAGGCCGAGGTGCTCGAGGTCGACGTACGGGAGGGCAGCATGGCGGACGGCGCGCTCGTGGCCGAGCTCCCCCTCCCGAAGGACGTCCTCATCGGGATGGTGATACGCGGCGGCAACGCCGAGATCGCCCGGGGACGGACCCGGCTGCACGACCAGGACCGGGTGATCGTCTTCGCCCTCCCGAAGGCCGTTCCCCAGGTCCACCGCATCTTCGGCGCGTCGTGA
- the thiD gene encoding bifunctional hydroxymethylpyrimidine kinase/phosphomethylpyrimidine kinase translates to MTPRAMTVAGSDSGGGAGIQADLKTFTALGVHGTSAITALTAQNTIGVSGVLDVEPGFVAEQIRAIVTDIGCDAAKTGMLSSEEIVRVVAEAFREHAVPNLVCDPVFVSKHGDPLLRSSAVDALREEILPLATVLTPNVPEAEGLLGRAVDDREPDVDAARELVALGPRWVLLKGGHLGSEAATDVLTDGRTVTLLDAPRLPTKHTHGTGCVLSAALAAGLAKGLAVPDAAAAAKAFVTRAIEAHLEIGSGIGPVNPAFDLGT, encoded by the coding sequence ATGACGCCGCGCGCGATGACCGTCGCCGGGTCGGACTCCGGCGGGGGCGCCGGCATACAGGCCGACCTGAAGACATTCACTGCCCTGGGCGTCCACGGGACCTCGGCGATCACCGCCCTGACCGCACAGAACACGATCGGGGTGAGCGGGGTCCTCGACGTGGAGCCGGGGTTCGTGGCCGAGCAGATCCGGGCGATCGTGACCGATATCGGGTGCGACGCCGCCAAGACCGGGATGCTCTCGTCAGAGGAGATCGTGAGGGTCGTGGCCGAGGCCTTCCGCGAGCACGCCGTCCCGAACCTCGTCTGCGACCCCGTCTTCGTGTCCAAGCACGGGGATCCGCTGCTGAGGTCGTCGGCCGTCGACGCCCTGCGCGAAGAGATCCTGCCGCTCGCCACCGTCCTGACCCCTAACGTGCCCGAGGCGGAGGGGCTGCTGGGTCGGGCGGTCGACGACCGGGAGCCGGACGTGGACGCGGCTCGCGAGCTCGTCGCGCTGGGACCGCGCTGGGTGCTTCTGAAGGGCGGACACCTGGGTTCGGAGGCGGCGACCGACGTGCTCACCGACGGGCGCACGGTGACGCTGCTGGATGCCCCCCGGCTCCCTACGAAGCACACGCACGGGACGGGGTGCGTGCTCTCCGCCGCGCTCGCCGCCGGCCTCGCGAAGGGTCTGGCGGTGCCGGACGCCGCTGCCGCCGCGAAGGCCTTCGTGACCCGGGCGATCGAGGCTCACCTGGAGATCGGGTCCGGCATCGGACCCGTCAACCCCGCGTTCGACCTCGGAACGTGA
- the pckA gene encoding phosphoenolpyruvate carboxykinase (ATP), which translates to MRSRYGLELQGLADGPPTHWNLPPAALIERAVARGEGVLTSEGAFCAVTAPYTGRSPGDKFVVREPSSEERVWWGKVNQEIDEASYERLRQKVVDRLNSAERFVLDCHVGADPRYRVPLRVVSEFAWATLFARNMFIPPPASELEDHSPSFTVLHAPSAKADPAVDGTNSEVFVILNLGRREVIIGGTSYAGEIKKSMFTVMNYLLPLQDVFPMHCSANMAPDGTTAVFFGLSGTGKTTLSSDPTRTLIGDDEHGWSDHGVFNFEGGCYAKVIRLSESGEPEIYATTRRFGTILENVVVDPVTRSIDLDDASITENTRGSYPIAFIPNVTLEGVGAHPADVVFLTADAFGVLPPISRLTVEQARYWFLSGYTAKVAGTERGVTEPEATFSVCFGAPFLPLPPHVYSKMLGEKLTKHGSRVWLVNTGWTGGPYGVGHRMSLPHTRALLRAALEGKLDEVQTTTDPVFGLEVPMTCPHVPSEVLVPREAWADRAAYDEQASKLAGMFKENFERYADGVAEEVRSAGPA; encoded by the coding sequence CTGCGCAGCCGGTACGGGTTGGAGCTGCAGGGGCTCGCCGACGGCCCTCCGACGCATTGGAACCTGCCGCCGGCCGCGCTCATCGAGAGGGCGGTCGCGCGCGGAGAGGGCGTGCTCACCTCGGAGGGCGCGTTCTGCGCGGTCACCGCCCCCTACACGGGGCGCTCCCCCGGGGACAAGTTCGTCGTCCGGGAGCCCTCGAGCGAGGAGCGGGTCTGGTGGGGGAAGGTCAACCAGGAGATCGACGAGGCCTCCTACGAGCGGCTGCGTCAGAAGGTGGTCGACCGACTGAACTCCGCGGAGCGGTTCGTGCTCGACTGCCACGTGGGCGCCGACCCCCGGTACCGGGTACCCCTGCGCGTCGTCTCCGAGTTCGCCTGGGCGACGCTGTTCGCGCGCAACATGTTCATCCCGCCTCCCGCCTCCGAGCTGGAGGACCACAGCCCGAGCTTCACGGTCCTGCACGCCCCCTCGGCCAAGGCCGACCCGGCCGTGGACGGCACCAACTCCGAGGTCTTCGTCATCCTGAACCTCGGACGGCGCGAGGTGATCATCGGCGGCACGTCGTACGCGGGCGAGATCAAGAAGTCGATGTTCACGGTGATGAACTACCTCCTCCCGCTGCAGGACGTGTTCCCGATGCACTGCTCGGCCAACATGGCACCGGACGGCACGACGGCTGTGTTCTTCGGGCTGTCCGGGACGGGCAAGACGACCCTCTCCTCCGATCCCACGCGCACGCTGATCGGAGACGACGAGCACGGGTGGTCCGACCATGGGGTGTTCAACTTCGAGGGCGGGTGCTACGCGAAGGTGATCCGGCTCTCCGAGAGCGGGGAGCCGGAGATCTATGCCACCACGCGCAGGTTCGGCACCATCCTCGAGAACGTGGTCGTCGACCCGGTCACCCGGTCGATCGACCTCGACGACGCCTCGATCACCGAGAACACGCGCGGGTCGTACCCGATCGCTTTCATACCCAACGTCACCCTCGAGGGGGTCGGGGCGCACCCTGCCGACGTGGTCTTCCTGACCGCCGACGCGTTCGGCGTGCTGCCGCCCATCTCGAGGCTCACCGTCGAGCAGGCGCGCTACTGGTTCCTGTCCGGATACACGGCGAAGGTCGCGGGCACGGAGAGGGGAGTGACTGAGCCCGAGGCCACGTTCTCCGTCTGCTTCGGGGCTCCCTTCCTCCCGCTCCCTCCCCACGTCTACTCGAAGATGCTGGGGGAGAAGCTGACGAAGCACGGCTCCCGCGTCTGGCTCGTCAACACGGGCTGGACGGGGGGTCCGTACGGGGTGGGTCACCGCATGTCGCTCCCACACACACGCGCGCTGCTGCGCGCAGCGCTGGAGGGCAAGCTCGACGAGGTGCAGACCACCACCGACCCGGTCTTCGGCCTCGAGGTCCCGATGACGTGTCCGCATGTCCCGTCGGAGGTGCTCGTCCCGCGCGAGGCATGGGCGGATCGAGCGGCCTACGACGAGCAGGCTTCGAAGCTGGCCGGGATGTTCAAGGAGAACTTCGAGCGGTACGCGGACGGCGTGGCGGAGGAGGTCCGGAGCGCCGGACCCGCCTGA
- a CDS encoding cold-shock protein: protein MPEGTVKWFKNEKGYGFITGEDGQDVFVHYSAIQSEGYKSLHEGQKVSYDVVQGQKGPQASNVVPQ from the coding sequence ATGCCCGAAGGAACCGTGAAGTGGTTCAAGAACGAGAAGGGCTACGGCTTCATCACGGGTGAGGACGGCCAGGACGTGTTCGTCCACTACTCCGCGATCCAGTCGGAGGGTTACAAGTCGCTGCACGAGGGCCAGAAGGTGTCCTACGACGTCGTGCAGGGGCAGAAGGGGCCGCAGGCCTCCAACGTCGTCCCCCAGTAG
- the rpmB gene encoding 50S ribosomal protein L28, which yields MAAKCDICGKGPSTGFNVSHSNRHTKRRWKPNLHSMRASIKGSVQRVKVCSSCLSAGKVTKVV from the coding sequence ATGGCAGCGAAGTGCGACATCTGCGGCAAGGGCCCGTCGACCGGGTTCAACGTGAGCCACTCCAACCGCCACACGAAGCGTCGGTGGAAGCCGAACCTGCACTCGATGCGCGCGAGCATCAAGGGCAGCGTGCAGCGGGTGAAGGTGTGCTCGTCCTGCCTGTCCGCGGGCAAGGTAACCAAGGTCGTCTGA
- a CDS encoding DAK2 domain-containing protein — MGADTTLPVSELRRLVEVYADALTAFQEEINALNVFPVPDGDTGTNMRLTVEAVRRELEGADDVPAAIVRGSLMGARGNSGVILSQVLRGLCERIAEADEMSGRSIAEGLRAAADRAYGAVLRPQEGTILTVAREAADAAGSVSGSDAVEVVRHSLERAREALARTPELLPVLAQAGVVDAGGRGLVLLLESLLNTLDGTPLPEPRVDLPRSEAGAAAADGGSLEYPFEVQMLLYADDDTGVESYRRTLDRLGDCVLVVGGSGVFNVHVHTDDVGAVIEEALEVGRPRQIEVTYMQDQVAEVHTEAVLARMRGEGEPEEEGPLTPLGVVAVAAGDGILAVFRSLGVRGLVPGGQTFNPSAEEIIRAVRAARAEQVIVLPNNKNVIASARTAAQVAVEEGIAKRVEVIPTESPLQAFTALLSFDQEGDLDAVVEAMSAETERTRHGEVAYAVRSADTPVGHVERGQCLGMRDGQVVTIGDDPAQTVMQVLEEMVQGDGSLVTLVYGEGIDEWSAHELGKRVADAFGGEVEVHRGGQPHYPYLIGVE; from the coding sequence ATGGGTGCGGACACGACCCTGCCCGTCTCCGAGCTGCGCCGCCTCGTCGAGGTGTACGCCGACGCGCTCACCGCGTTCCAGGAGGAGATCAACGCGCTGAACGTGTTCCCCGTCCCCGACGGCGACACGGGCACGAACATGAGGCTCACGGTCGAGGCGGTCCGCAGGGAGCTCGAGGGGGCGGACGACGTCCCGGCCGCGATAGTGCGCGGATCGTTGATGGGGGCGCGCGGGAACTCCGGGGTGATCCTGTCCCAGGTGCTGCGGGGCCTGTGCGAGCGGATAGCCGAAGCGGATGAGATGAGCGGTAGGTCGATCGCCGAAGGCTTGCGCGCCGCGGCCGACCGGGCCTACGGCGCGGTGCTCCGACCCCAGGAGGGGACGATCCTCACGGTGGCGCGCGAGGCGGCCGACGCGGCGGGGTCCGTGTCGGGCTCGGACGCCGTCGAGGTGGTGAGGCACTCCCTCGAACGCGCCCGAGAAGCGCTCGCCCGCACCCCGGAGCTCCTGCCCGTGCTGGCCCAGGCCGGGGTGGTCGACGCGGGAGGGCGGGGGCTCGTCCTCCTGCTCGAGTCGCTCCTCAACACGCTCGACGGGACGCCGCTCCCCGAGCCACGGGTCGACCTGCCGAGATCGGAGGCAGGAGCCGCGGCCGCCGACGGCGGTTCGCTGGAGTACCCGTTCGAGGTCCAGATGCTGCTGTACGCCGACGACGACACGGGAGTGGAGTCCTACCGGCGGACGCTCGACCGTCTGGGCGACTGCGTCCTGGTCGTCGGGGGGTCCGGCGTGTTCAACGTTCACGTCCACACCGACGACGTCGGCGCGGTGATCGAGGAGGCGCTCGAGGTCGGCCGGCCCCGCCAGATCGAGGTCACCTACATGCAGGATCAGGTGGCCGAGGTGCACACGGAGGCCGTGCTCGCCCGGATGCGGGGCGAGGGAGAGCCGGAGGAGGAGGGCCCCCTGACCCCGTTGGGGGTGGTGGCCGTCGCGGCGGGCGATGGCATCCTGGCCGTCTTCAGGTCGCTAGGTGTGAGAGGTCTCGTCCCCGGCGGACAGACGTTCAACCCCTCGGCGGAGGAGATCATCCGCGCGGTGCGCGCGGCCCGGGCCGAACAGGTCATCGTGCTGCCCAACAACAAGAACGTGATCGCGAGCGCGCGCACGGCCGCGCAGGTCGCGGTCGAGGAGGGGATCGCGAAGCGGGTCGAGGTGATCCCCACCGAGTCGCCGCTCCAGGCGTTCACGGCTCTGCTCTCGTTCGACCAGGAGGGAGATCTCGACGCCGTCGTCGAAGCGATGTCGGCCGAGACCGAGCGGACCCGCCACGGGGAGGTGGCTTACGCGGTCCGGTCCGCGGACACCCCGGTCGGACACGTCGAGCGCGGCCAGTGCCTGGGCATGCGCGACGGACAGGTGGTCACGATCGGCGACGACCCGGCCCAGACCGTCATGCAGGTGCTCGAGGAGATGGTCCAGGGCGACGGCTCACTGGTGACGCTCGTGTACGGGGAGGGCATCGACGAGTGGTCGGCGCACGAGCTCGGCAAGCGGGTCGCCGATGCGTTCGGGGGGGAGGTGGAGGTACACCGTGGCGGGCAGCCGCACTACCCCTACCTCATCGGCGTCGAGTAG
- a CDS encoding TrkH family potassium uptake protein: MRLLSRRPSGGFAPDARFEKRERAVAHVSGLVLGVVGVGIVVSAVVDAVTGGPHAVRLGLTGLGLALPGFAVWRFTRPPARLPIASIYAAVLTAWVVLSIAGAIPYIVTGTLSAWHDALFESIAGFTTTGATTLSGLDELPSGILFWRSMTQWFGGMGVIVLAVAVLPFLGVGGLSLMEAEAPGPSSERLVPRVRETARRLWLLYLGLTFVMIAAYLAAGMSPLDAVNHSFTTVSTGGFSTHDASLAHFGSAAVEWVAIVGMFLAAGSFALYWRMLRGRPAAFLRSMEAAAYVAIVLTFIAIAVGWRAVTEGWAHDLVRGSIFSVLTVISTTGYGTDDFAIWAPPLQLMLLFGMGLGGMTGSTAGGFKVYRLLAILAYARRQIVHQLHPRSVNVVRMGNEVVREDVVARTIGFFGLFMAAGAAATFVVAATGEDMVTSISAAASSIGNVGPGLGAVGPTQTFAVLDPVARVTLALLMLIGRLEIFPVLLGVVPVYRVIDDRVRRLRMGRIR, encoded by the coding sequence GTGAGACTGCTCTCGAGGCGTCCTTCGGGGGGCTTCGCGCCCGACGCGCGCTTCGAGAAGCGGGAGCGAGCCGTCGCCCACGTGTCGGGACTCGTCCTCGGGGTCGTTGGCGTGGGGATCGTGGTGAGCGCCGTCGTGGACGCGGTGACCGGTGGACCGCACGCAGTGCGGCTGGGCTTGACCGGGCTCGGCCTGGCGCTCCCTGGGTTCGCGGTCTGGAGGTTCACCCGGCCGCCCGCCCGTCTCCCCATCGCCTCCATCTACGCGGCGGTGCTGACCGCTTGGGTGGTCCTCTCGATCGCGGGCGCCATCCCTTACATCGTGACGGGCACCCTCAGCGCGTGGCACGACGCGCTGTTCGAGTCGATAGCCGGGTTCACGACCACGGGGGCCACCACCCTCTCCGGCCTCGATGAGCTGCCGTCGGGGATCTTGTTCTGGAGGTCGATGACGCAGTGGTTCGGGGGGATGGGGGTCATCGTCCTCGCCGTTGCCGTCCTGCCGTTCCTCGGGGTCGGTGGGCTCTCGCTCATGGAGGCAGAGGCTCCGGGTCCATCCTCGGAACGGCTCGTGCCTCGGGTCCGGGAGACCGCGCGGCGGCTCTGGCTGCTCTACCTCGGGCTCACGTTCGTCATGATCGCCGCGTACCTCGCGGCGGGGATGTCCCCCCTCGACGCGGTCAATCACTCCTTCACCACCGTGTCCACAGGGGGGTTCTCCACCCACGACGCCTCCCTGGCCCACTTCGGGTCGGCGGCCGTCGAATGGGTCGCGATCGTCGGCATGTTCCTGGCCGCCGGGAGCTTCGCGTTGTACTGGCGGATGCTGCGCGGGCGCCCTGCCGCGTTCCTGAGGTCGATGGAGGCCGCGGCCTACGTGGCCATCGTCCTCACCTTCATCGCGATCGCCGTCGGTTGGCGGGCAGTCACCGAAGGGTGGGCGCACGATCTGGTGCGCGGCTCGATCTTCTCCGTCCTCACCGTCATCTCCACTACCGGGTACGGGACCGACGACTTCGCGATCTGGGCTCCCCCGTTGCAGCTCATGCTGCTGTTCGGGATGGGGCTGGGGGGGATGACGGGGTCGACCGCGGGCGGGTTCAAGGTGTACCGACTGCTGGCCATCCTCGCGTACGCCCGCCGGCAGATCGTTCACCAGCTCCACCCGCGCAGCGTGAACGTCGTGCGGATGGGGAACGAGGTGGTGCGCGAGGACGTCGTCGCGCGGACGATCGGGTTCTTCGGGCTGTTCATGGCGGCCGGCGCCGCGGCCACCTTCGTGGTCGCCGCCACCGGGGAGGACATGGTCACCTCGATCTCCGCAGCCGCCTCGTCGATCGGCAACGTGGGCCCGGGGTTGGGCGCGGTCGGACCGACGCAGACCTTCGCCGTCCTCGACCCGGTGGCGCGGGTGACGCTCGCGTTGCTGATGCTGATCGGCCGGCTCGAGATATTCCCGGTCCTGTTAGGCGTCGTACCGGTCTACCGGGTGATCGACGACCGGGTCCGAAGGCTCAGGATGGGCCGGATCCGCTGA
- a CDS encoding phosphoribosyltransferase family protein, with amino-acid sequence MEGELPFRDRAQAGTALIAPLIALGPRDPLVLAVPRGGIPVARILADHLDAPLDVIVVRKVGAPSNPELAIGAVGTVGEPVVDADLVARLHIGRDYLEREIADQRAEALRRQAALRGDGPPTPRWDGDVVVVDDGIATGRTAEAAARLLRPGTGGRLLLAVPVAPRAGVERMQTVFDEVACPYTPEPYYAVGQWYEDFRQVEEDEARSLLTRG; translated from the coding sequence ATGGAGGGTGAGCTCCCCTTCCGGGACCGTGCGCAGGCCGGGACCGCCTTGATCGCTCCGTTGATAGCGCTCGGACCGCGCGACCCACTCGTCCTCGCGGTCCCGCGCGGGGGGATACCGGTGGCCCGCATCCTCGCCGACCACCTGGACGCCCCCCTCGACGTCATCGTCGTCCGGAAGGTCGGCGCGCCGTCCAACCCCGAGCTCGCGATCGGCGCCGTCGGGACGGTGGGGGAGCCGGTGGTCGATGCGGACCTGGTGGCCAGGCTTCATATCGGTCGGGACTACCTCGAGCGGGAGATCGCGGACCAGCGCGCGGAGGCGCTCCGCCGGCAGGCCGCCCTCCGGGGCGACGGGCCCCCGACCCCGCGATGGGACGGGGACGTCGTGGTAGTCGACGACGGGATCGCGACGGGCCGGACCGCGGAGGCGGCCGCGCGCCTGCTGAGACCGGGGACGGGCGGGCGCCTCCTCCTAGCCGTCCCCGTCGCGCCGCGCGCGGGCGTCGAACGGATGCAGACGGTCTTCGACGAGGTGGCCTGTCCGTACACGCCCGAGCCCTACTACGCGGTAGGGCAGTGGTACGAGGACTTCCGGCAGGTCGAGGAGGATGAAGCTAGGAGCCTGCTGACCCGCGGCTAG
- the thiL gene encoding thiamine-phosphate kinase, which produces MEAEFDFLRRLRARPGFEALGDDAAVLAVAAGESVVATVDVLVEGVHFRPDWSSPADIGWKAAVVNVSDIAAMGAEPRWLLVGLGLPTETPPGVVDELYEGLREACDAYGCRIVGGDTVAAAVLTLAVTALGTVEGEPLVRSAARVGDVLAVTGPLGAAGAGVRVLQADGAGSPEEDECVAAHRRPRARVDAGRALRASGCVTAAMDLSDGLLSDLRRLAEASRVGLEVEAARVPVSEAAARTAATRGWDPLELALGGGEDFELLVAARPDRPLPSGLHPIGRVVDEGLWLVREEREPLPSGGWDHFAPRR; this is translated from the coding sequence GTGGAGGCTGAGTTCGACTTCCTCAGGCGCCTGCGCGCGCGGCCGGGGTTCGAGGCCCTCGGGGACGACGCCGCGGTCCTGGCGGTGGCGGCGGGCGAGTCGGTCGTGGCGACCGTGGACGTCCTCGTCGAGGGCGTCCACTTCAGACCGGACTGGTCGTCCCCCGCCGATATCGGTTGGAAGGCGGCCGTCGTCAACGTCTCGGACATCGCCGCCATGGGGGCCGAGCCGCGTTGGCTGCTCGTGGGTCTCGGCCTCCCGACCGAGACGCCCCCCGGGGTGGTCGACGAGCTCTACGAGGGTCTGCGGGAAGCATGCGATGCGTACGGGTGCCGCATCGTGGGAGGGGACACGGTCGCGGCGGCGGTCCTGACGCTGGCCGTCACCGCCCTCGGAACGGTCGAGGGAGAGCCGCTCGTGCGGTCGGCGGCGCGCGTGGGTGACGTCCTCGCGGTCACCGGCCCGCTGGGAGCCGCGGGAGCCGGGGTGCGGGTCCTGCAGGCGGACGGCGCCGGGTCGCCCGAGGAGGACGAGTGCGTGGCGGCTCACAGACGTCCGAGGGCCCGGGTGGACGCCGGACGCGCGCTCCGGGCGTCCGGGTGCGTGACCGCGGCGATGGACCTGTCCGACGGCCTGCTCTCCGATCTGCGCCGGCTCGCCGAGGCATCGAGGGTCGGGCTAGAGGTGGAAGCCGCCCGGGTGCCCGTGTCCGAGGCGGCCGCGCGAACGGCCGCGACCCGGGGGTGGGACCCGCTCGAGCTCGCGTTGGGGGGCGGTGAGGACTTCGAGCTCCTGGTGGCGGCGCGTCCGGACCGCCCGCTCCCGTCCGGGCTGCACCCCATCGGGCGCGTGGTGGACGAGGGGCTCTGGCTGGTGCGCGAGGAGCGTGAGCCGCTCCCGTCCGGAGGGTGGGACCACTTCGCTCCCCGCCGATAG
- a CDS encoding ABC transporter ATP-binding protein, with protein MDGELVEDRTRAGREPRPAGPLRRLAPVIRPYRGHLLFAAAVSSVMIVAQVLLPKVFERFVNDVVEAGRADLVGRYAAAALALGAIATACGFLRRNATGTVSLGVERDLRSGLYAHLQSLHVGFHDGWQSGQLVSRAVSDIGRIRRFLGFGLLWLFILGQTFLWVMFWLFRLDAWLALATLGFCTPVIFISHRFARRYREVSRRSQDQLGDLTNVVEESAGGVRVIKSYGREAQRSALYERHARTLVDINLEQVYSRAGFWSLDNALLGLNVVVILLVGGLRVMDGGMSLGALVAFITYQGMLVWPVRDIGWIIAGGQEAHAAAERIWEILDTEPEIADAPGAVELTSTEGRLRFEDVSFTYPGTSREVLSRLELEVTPGETLAVVGMTGSGKSTLTSLIARFYDPTAGRVTLDGIDLRELSVRPLRGHVGVAFEDPILFSLSVRENLLMGNPEADDATVWEALELAQAAAFVRDLPWGLDTRVGEQGYSLSGGQRQRLALARAVVGRPRLLVLDNPMSSVDVHTEAAIEASLRSILQGRTAVLVAHRPSTLLLADRVALLHEGRIVATGTHHDLLRDVPLYREVLAADVSGVHA; from the coding sequence ATGGACGGAGAGCTGGTCGAGGACCGAACGCGCGCCGGGCGCGAGCCGCGCCCGGCCGGACCCCTGCGCAGGCTCGCTCCCGTCATCCGGCCCTACCGCGGTCACCTGCTCTTCGCGGCCGCCGTCTCGTCGGTGATGATCGTCGCGCAGGTCCTCCTACCCAAGGTGTTCGAGCGCTTCGTCAACGACGTGGTGGAGGCCGGGCGGGCGGATCTGGTCGGACGCTACGCCGCAGCGGCCCTCGCTCTCGGCGCGATCGCCACCGCTTGCGGGTTCCTACGCCGCAACGCGACCGGGACCGTCTCGCTCGGGGTCGAGCGGGATCTGCGCAGCGGGCTGTACGCGCACCTGCAGAGCCTGCACGTGGGCTTCCACGACGGGTGGCAGTCCGGACAGCTCGTCTCCCGCGCGGTGAGCGACATCGGCCGGATCCGGCGGTTCCTCGGCTTCGGGCTCCTCTGGTTGTTCATCCTCGGCCAGACCTTCCTGTGGGTGATGTTCTGGCTCTTCCGTCTCGACGCGTGGCTGGCCCTGGCCACGCTGGGCTTCTGCACGCCCGTCATCTTCATCAGCCACCGTTTCGCCCGCCGGTACCGTGAGGTCTCGCGCCGCTCGCAGGATCAGCTCGGCGACCTGACCAACGTGGTCGAGGAGTCGGCGGGAGGCGTGCGGGTCATCAAGTCGTACGGCCGGGAGGCCCAGCGGTCGGCCCTGTACGAGCGGCACGCGCGAACGCTCGTCGACATCAACCTCGAGCAGGTCTACTCGCGGGCGGGGTTCTGGTCGCTCGACAACGCGCTGCTCGGCCTCAACGTGGTCGTCATCCTGCTCGTCGGCGGGCTGCGCGTCATGGACGGCGGGATGAGCCTGGGCGCCCTCGTCGCCTTCATCACCTACCAGGGGATGCTCGTGTGGCCGGTGCGCGACATCGGCTGGATCATCGCGGGCGGGCAGGAGGCCCACGCCGCCGCCGAGCGCATCTGGGAGATCCTGGACACCGAACCCGAGATCGCGGACGCCCCCGGGGCGGTCGAGCTGACCTCGACGGAGGGACGGCTGCGCTTCGAGGACGTGTCGTTCACCTACCCGGGCACCTCGCGGGAGGTGCTGTCCCGGCTCGAGCTCGAGGTCACACCGGGGGAGACGCTGGCCGTCGTCGGGATGACCGGGTCCGGGAAGTCGACGCTCACCTCGCTGATCGCGCGCTTCTACGACCCCACGGCGGGCCGGGTGACGCTGGACGGCATCGACCTCCGGGAGTTGTCCGTGCGCCCGCTGCGAGGACACGTCGGGGTGGCGTTCGAGGATCCGATCCTGTTCTCCCTGTCCGTGCGCGAGAACCTGCTCATGGGGAACCCGGAGGCCGACGACGCCACGGTGTGGGAGGCGCTCGAGCTCGCCCAGGCTGCCGCCTTCGTGCGCGACCTGCCCTGGGGTCTGGACACCCGCGTCGGTGAGCAGGGGTACTCGCTGTCCGGCGGGCAGCGCCAGCGGCTCGCGCTGGCGAGGGCGGTGGTGGGGCGTCCGCGTCTGCTCGTCCTGGACAACCCGATGTCGTCGGTGGACGTGCACACGGAAGCGGCCATAGAGGCGTCGCTGCGCTCGATCCTGCAGGGCCGGACCGCCGTCCTGGTGGCGCACCGTCCGTCGACGCTGCTGTTGGCCGACCGAGTGGCGCTCCTCCACGAGGGACGGATCGTGGCGACCGGTACGCACCACGACCTGCTGCGCGACGTCCCCTTGTACAGAGAGGTGCTGGCGGCAGATGTGAGCGGGGTGCACGCATGA